The following nucleotide sequence is from Halorussus caseinilyticus.
CACCCCGCTGGACTGGTATCTGACCGGCAAGTACGACAACGCCGAGTTCGTCTACATCGCCCACGACGCCGAGGCGTGGGAAGTCGAGCGCGACGAGTTCTTCGGGATTCGGTCGGGCGGCGGGACGAAAATTTCGTCGGCCTACGAACTCGCCGCCGCAATCTTGGACGAGCGCTACCCGTGGACCGACTGGAACCGCTACGTGTTCGCGGCCGGGGACAGCGAAAACTCCCGGAACGACACCAGCGAGAACGTCATCCCGATGATGGACGAGATTCCGGCGAACCTCCACGCCTACGTCGAGACCCAACCCGACGGGAAGGCAATCAACGCGACCCACGCCGAGGAAGTGGACGAACACTTCGGCGAGTCGAACGAGGTGGCCGTGAGCTACGTCAACAGTCCCGAGGACGTGACCGACGCCATCTACGAGATTCTCAGCACGGAGGCCGAATCATGAGAGACCGACCCCGAACCGAGAAGGCAGCCGAACCGTTGCGGGAACCGGCCGACGAAGCCCGGAATCTGGCCCACAAACTCGGACTCGACCCCTACGACGTGAACTACTGGGTGGTCGATTACGACGAGATGAACGAACTCATCGCGTACAACGGCTTCCAAGAGCGCTACCCCCACTGGCGGTGGGGCATGCAGTACGACCGCCAGCAGAAGCAGGGCCAATACACCGGCGGGAAGGCCTTCGAAATCGTCATCAACGACGACCCGTCCCACGCCTTCCTGCAGGAGTCCAACGCCGTGGCCGACCAGAAGGCGGTCATCACCCACGTCGAGGCCCACGCCGACTTCTTCGCCAAGAACCGGTGGTACCGGATGTTCGCCGACGAGTTGGACGCCGCGGCGATGCTGGAACGCCACGCTCGGCGCATCGAGGAGTACATGTCCGACCCGGAAATCGACCGCGAGGCGGTCGAGCAGTGGATAGACAGCGTGCTGTGTCTGGAGGACAACATCGACCAGCACGAACCGTTCAAGCGCCAGTTCGAGCGCGAGGACGACGACGAAGACGAGATGCCCGACGACGAGTTGGCCGAGCGACTCGAAGAGATGGACCTCTCCGACGAGGTGAAACAGCAGGTGTTCGACGAGGAGTGGCTAGACGAGCAGGCCGACGCCGCCGAACTCGACGAACCCGAGAGAGACGTGCTGGCGTTCCTCCGGGACCACGGCAAGGCCTACGACGAGGAGTCGGGCAAGGCCGAGGAGATGACCGAGTGGCAGAAGGAGATTCTGGAGATGCTTCGAGCGGAGTCGTACTACTTCGCGGCCCAGAAGCTGACGAAAGTGATGAACGAGGGATGGGCCGCGTATTGGGAATCGGCTATGATGGGCGAAGAGGCGTTCGCGGGCGACGACGAGTTCCTGCTGTACGCCGACCATCAGGCGCGGGTCCTGAACTCGCCGGGACTCAACCCCTACCAGCTCGGCAAGGAACTCTGGGAGTACATCGAGAACACCGAGAACCGCCGGGAGGTCTGCCGGAAACTCCTCCGGACCGAGGGCGTTACGTGGCGCAACTTCCACGACACGGTGGACTTCGACCGAGTGCAGGAGTTGCTCGCGCCCGACCCCAGAATCGACGGCATCGACCCCGAGAGTCTGGACGAGTTGGACGCGCTCGCACCTGAGAAAGTGGACGAAGAAAATCTAGAGAAGGCTAAGAACAATGAAATTGATGTCGAGAGCTATCCGTGGAAGGTTCTGACCTACGAAGGACTGGCCGAGCGCCACTTCTCGCTGTGCAAGCGCCAGAACCGCGGGTTCCTGCGGTCGGTCTCTCAACAGGACTTAGAGCAGTTCGCGCGCTACATCGTGGACGACGCGCGCTTCGAGTCCGTCGAGCAAGCCATCGCGGACGTGGACTACACCACCGGATGGGACAAGATGCGCGACGTTCGGGCGTCGAACAACGACGTGACCTTCCTCGACAGCTATCTGACCCAAGAGTTCGTCACGGACAACCAGTATTTCACCTACGAGTTCAGTCAGACCACGGGCGACTACAGAGTCGCCAGCACGGACTACGAGGACGTGAAGAAGAAACTGATGCTCCAGTTCACGAACTTCGGTAAACCGACCGTCGCGGTGTACGACGGCAATTACAACAACCGTAACGAGTTGTTGCTCGGCCACCACTACAACGGCGTGATGCTCGACATCGAGCAGGCCAAGCGGACCTTGGAGCGCGTGTTCGACCTGTGGGGTCGGCCGGTGAACCTCAAGACCATCGTGAAGGAGGTGGACGACCGGGACGCCGAAATCGCCCGACGGCGCGACCGCGAACCGGAACCCGAGGAGGTCGGCAAACTCCTGCGCTACGACGGCGAGACGTTCACGATGGAGGACTTGAAGTGGAGCGAAGTCGAGGACATCGCCGCGACCGAAGTGGACTACGACACCAAGCCGGAAGACTGGTTGGCGTAGTCCGCAGAATCGGTCCTACAGAGCGATTCTGCGTCGTCGGACGCCACCTTCGGTCGTCTACCAACTCAACTCGAAGGCGTACTTCTCGTCGTCGCGCGCGTCGGTCTCCGACACGTTCGGGAACACCGAGTCCGACGTGAATTCCTCTAACATGCCCTCGAAGAGACCCTCGATGCACGCACGCGGATAGGGAAAGTTCTCGGTGACGGCACCGCGCGCTTCCCGGTCGCCCGTCTTCTCGAACCGGTAGCGGCCGATTATACTCTCGGGGGCATCGCCGTAGACTTCCGCGTGCGTCTCGTTGAGAACATCAAATCCGCTCTCAACGGAGTCGATTCCCGGCGGCCAATCGACGGTTTCGATGACTCGTATCCCAATCTTTCGAGTCGTCGTAGAGCCGATTTCGTCGGTAATCTGCTCGAACGCGTTTACGAACGCGTCGGCCGGATACGCTTCGTCCGCCGACGGTTCCGAGATACCGTTTTCTTCGAGGAACGTGCGCGCTCTGTCCTCGAACGCCGGGGATACGTCGGCTACGGCTTCTATGAAGGCGATTGCGAACTTCCCGTCTAGCTTCACCTCTTCGGAATCTTGCATATATTTATCTACATTATTGGGCGTACAAAAACGCTCTGATGTGTGAGTGAGTATTCATTTCTGCGGTCGGAGACAGGATACTCCGCCTCTCCCTCACTCCCCGTGCCGGGTGAAGTTCCCGAGCAAGCGGTCGCCGAACGCGAGGACGAGGAGTGCGCCGACCATGTTGAACACGAGGTCGAGTAGCGTGTCTTTCCTGCTGTAGGTCACGAGAATCGGTTCGATGCCGAGGCGACGCGACACCGCGTGGATGGCGTACT
It contains:
- a CDS encoding SpoVR family protein, with the translated sequence MRDRPRTEKAAEPLREPADEARNLAHKLGLDPYDVNYWVVDYDEMNELIAYNGFQERYPHWRWGMQYDRQQKQGQYTGGKAFEIVINDDPSHAFLQESNAVADQKAVITHVEAHADFFAKNRWYRMFADELDAAAMLERHARRIEEYMSDPEIDREAVEQWIDSVLCLEDNIDQHEPFKRQFEREDDDEDEMPDDELAERLEEMDLSDEVKQQVFDEEWLDEQADAAELDEPERDVLAFLRDHGKAYDEESGKAEEMTEWQKEILEMLRAESYYFAAQKLTKVMNEGWAAYWESAMMGEEAFAGDDEFLLYADHQARVLNSPGLNPYQLGKELWEYIENTENRREVCRKLLRTEGVTWRNFHDTVDFDRVQELLAPDPRIDGIDPESLDELDALAPEKVDEENLEKAKNNEIDVESYPWKVLTYEGLAERHFSLCKRQNRGFLRSVSQQDLEQFARYIVDDARFESVEQAIADVDYTTGWDKMRDVRASNNDVTFLDSYLTQEFVTDNQYFTYEFSQTTGDYRVASTDYEDVKKKLMLQFTNFGKPTVAVYDGNYNNRNELLLGHHYNGVMLDIEQAKRTLERVFDLWGRPVNLKTIVKEVDDRDAEIARRRDREPEPEEVGKLLRYDGETFTMEDLKWSEVEDIAATEVDYDTKPEDWLA